Within Streptomyces roseirectus, the genomic segment CCGAGTACATCGACCCGCAGGCCCGGCCGGAGATCTTCGAGAAGATCTGGCCGGTGATGCAGTCGCTCACCAACGACCTGGCGATGCGTGACGCGGACGCCTACCTCGGCTGGCTGGCCGGCAGCCCGGCGGTCACCGGGGGCCCGGTGGGTCTCACCGGCTACTGCATGGGCGCGCGGCTGTCCCTGCTGACGGCGGGCACCCACCCGGACCGGGTCGCGGCGGCGGCCGGCTTCCACGGCGGCGGCCTGGTCACCGACGGCCCCGACAGCCCGCACCTGGTCGCCGGGAACATCACGGCCGAGGTGTACTTCGGCCACGCGGACCAGGACCAGTCGATGCCCCCGGAGGCCGTCCGCACCCTGGAGGACGCGCTGACCGAGGCCGGCGTCCGGCACGTCACCGAGGTCTACGAGGGTGCCCTGCACGGCTACACACAGGCCGACATGGCGTCGTACGACAAGGCGGGGGACGAGCGGCACTGGGCGGCGCTCCTGGACCTCCTCGGCCGTACTTTCTGACACCGCCTTCCGACGCCGCACAGGGGCGCTCGCGGGACCTTCCCCCGCGAGCGCCCTTCTTTATTGCCGACTGAATATGCCAATCGGAATAAAGAGGGCCAAGCCCTGAACATCTGTGCCCAGAATTGCGTACCGGCACGTGAGAGACGCACAAGTATTGACTCGTACAAGCTATTGACTCTGGGGGGAGTTGGCCTATGGAAGGCACGGTGGACGGGTTCCGCTACGGGGCCGTCACTCCGATCGCGGCTTATGTGATGGCGTGCCTCGGAGGCGCCCTCGGACTGCGCTGCATCGTCCGCTCGCTGCTCAACACCCAGTCCTGGAAACCCGGCTGGCTCGC encodes:
- a CDS encoding dienelactone hydrolase family protein codes for the protein MTSVQGTSVDITTEDGVADAYFVHPADGGPHPGVLFYQDAFGLRPHLRAMADRIAGEGYAVLVPNVFYRHGRTPVFDLPEYIDPQARPEIFEKIWPVMQSLTNDLAMRDADAYLGWLAGSPAVTGGPVGLTGYCMGARLSLLTAGTHPDRVAAAAGFHGGGLVTDGPDSPHLVAGNITAEVYFGHADQDQSMPPEAVRTLEDALTEAGVRHVTEVYEGALHGYTQADMASYDKAGDERHWAALLDLLGRTF